One Myxococcota bacterium DNA segment encodes these proteins:
- a CDS encoding dihydrodipicolinate reductase — protein MAYRVIVQGTGFVGKMVIRELVQHPDFEIVGCVVSDEAKHGKDAGEIAGIDPIGVTATNDLDAALALDADAVAHFGPTAERAALNIDHLSRALRAGKNVVSTAMTPFVYPKACPPGMIEPIQKACEEGGTSCFTTGIDPGFANDLIPLTLIGVCGRVDRVRIQEILDYASYTGDYGPMGLGEPMQTKALLETPKVLIFSWGHTVPMVADALGVELEQIDTVWEKWEAPERIEYQNGVIEPGCCAAIRFEIRGWVDGEPRIVVEHCNRITTAAAPDWPRAKIEENDAYRVIIDGSPNIVQETTFRGAGGDPNAGGCLATGMRAVNAIPAVCAAEPGVLSALDLPLVPGHGNMHRVV, from the coding sequence TACCGCGTCATCGTCCAGGGCACGGGTTTCGTCGGCAAGATGGTGATCCGGGAACTCGTCCAGCACCCCGACTTCGAGATCGTCGGCTGCGTCGTCAGCGACGAAGCCAAGCACGGCAAGGACGCAGGAGAGATCGCGGGCATCGACCCGATCGGCGTCACCGCGACCAACGACCTCGACGCGGCGCTCGCCCTCGACGCCGACGCGGTCGCCCACTTCGGACCCACGGCGGAACGTGCCGCGCTGAACATCGACCACCTCTCGCGCGCGCTGCGCGCAGGCAAGAACGTCGTGTCGACGGCCATGACGCCCTTCGTCTACCCGAAAGCCTGCCCGCCTGGAATGATCGAGCCGATCCAGAAGGCCTGCGAAGAGGGCGGCACCAGCTGCTTCACGACCGGCATCGACCCCGGGTTCGCCAACGATCTGATTCCGCTCACCCTCATCGGGGTCTGCGGCCGCGTCGACCGGGTCCGCATTCAAGAGATCCTCGACTACGCCAGCTACACCGGCGACTACGGTCCGATGGGGCTCGGCGAACCGATGCAGACGAAAGCGCTGCTCGAAACGCCGAAGGTGCTGATCTTCTCCTGGGGACACACCGTGCCGATGGTCGCGGATGCGCTCGGTGTCGAGCTCGAGCAGATCGACACGGTCTGGGAGAAGTGGGAAGCGCCCGAGCGCATCGAGTACCAGAACGGGGTGATCGAGCCCGGCTGCTGTGCGGCCATACGCTTCGAAATTCGCGGTTGGGTCGATGGCGAACCGCGCATCGTCGTCGAGCACTGCAACCGCATCACGACCGCTGCCGCGCCCGACTGGCCCCGCGCGAAGATCGAAGAGAACGACGCCTACCGGGTGATCATCGATGGCAGCCCCAACATCGTCCAGGAGACCACGTTCCGCGGCGCTGGGGGTGATCCGAACGCGGGCGGCTGTCTCGCGACGGGCATGCGTGCGGTGAACGCCATTCCCGCCGTCTGCGCGGCCGAGCCCGGCGTTCTCTCGGCCCTCGATCTGCCGCTGGTTCCCGGACACGGCAACATGCACCGCGTGGTCTGA